A DNA window from Enterobacter cloacae subsp. cloacae ATCC 13047 contains the following coding sequences:
- the paaD gene encoding 1,2-phenylacetyl-CoA epoxidase subunit PaaD: MQRLVDIAPPQVPHIWSLLSQIPDPEVPVLTITDLGMVRSVTAQGEGWVIGFTPTYSGCPATEHLLGAIRDTLTAHGYTPVHIVLQLEPAWTTDWMTADARERLRAYGISPPVGHSCHAHVPAEVSCPRCASTDTSLISEFGSTACKALYRCNTCREPFDYFKCI, encoded by the coding sequence ATGCAACGTCTTGTCGACATCGCCCCCCCACAGGTTCCGCACATCTGGTCCCTGTTAAGCCAGATCCCAGACCCGGAAGTGCCGGTGCTCACCATCACCGATTTAGGCATGGTGCGCAGCGTCACCGCGCAGGGCGAAGGCTGGGTGATTGGCTTTACGCCAACCTATTCAGGCTGCCCGGCGACGGAACACCTGCTTGGCGCCATCCGCGACACCCTGACGGCGCACGGTTATACGCCGGTGCACATTGTGCTGCAGCTGGAACCCGCCTGGACGACCGACTGGATGACCGCCGATGCGCGTGAACGTCTGCGCGCGTATGGCATCAGCCCACCCGTGGGGCACAGCTGTCATGCCCACGTTCCCGCTGAGGTGAGTTGCCCGCGCTGCGCCAGCACCGACACCTCGCTTATCAGTGAGTTTGGTTCTACGGCCTGTAAGGCGCTGTATCGCTGTAATACCTGCCGCGAACCCTTCGACTATTTCAAATGTATTTGA
- the paaZ gene encoding phenylacetic acid degradation bifunctional protein PaaZ — MQQLASFLSGVWQSGRGRERTIHHAISGEALWSVTSEGLDMAAARRYAITHGGEALHAMTFIERAAMLKAVAKHLLSLKETFYALSAQTGATKADSWVDIEGGIGTLFTYASLGSRELPDDTLWPEDELIPLSKEGGFAARHVLTSKSGVAVHINAFNFPCWGMLEKLAPTWLAGMPAIIKPATATAQVTQAMVKAIVESGLVPDGAISLICGGAGDLLDHLDSQDVVTFTGSASTGQTLRVHPNIVANAIPFTMEADSLNCCVLGEDVTPEQPEFALFIREVVREMTAKAGQKCTAIRRIIVPQHQIDAVSQALIARLEKVVVGDPAQEGVKMGSLVNSEQRADVQEKVDQLVAAGCQVRLGGKADLQAAGAFYPPTLLFCPQPDETPAVHATEAFGPVATLMPYRHADHAMQLARAGGGSLAGTLVTADPALARQFISGAARAHGRIQILNEESAKESTGHGSPLPQLVHGGPGRAGGGEELGGLRAVKHYMQRTAIQGSPTMLAAIGKQWVRGATVQEDRVHPFRKYFEELQPGDSLLTPRRTLTEADIVNFACLSGDHFYAHMDKIGAAESIFGERVVHGYFLISAAAGLFVDAGVGPVIANYGMENLRFIEPVKPGDTIQVRLTCKRKTLKKQRTADEKPTGVVEWAVEIFNQHQQAVALYSILTLVARQQGDF; from the coding sequence ATGCAGCAGTTAGCCAGTTTCTTGTCCGGTGTCTGGCAGTCTGGCCGGGGCCGCGAACGTACTATTCATCACGCCATCAGCGGTGAAGCGCTCTGGAGCGTGACCAGCGAAGGGCTGGACATGGCGGCGGCACGTCGCTATGCCATTACGCATGGCGGTGAAGCGCTCCACGCCATGACCTTTATCGAACGCGCGGCGATGCTGAAAGCGGTGGCGAAGCACCTGCTCAGCCTGAAAGAGACGTTTTATGCTCTTTCAGCCCAGACCGGCGCGACAAAGGCCGACAGCTGGGTAGATATTGAAGGTGGGATTGGCACGCTGTTCACCTATGCCAGTCTGGGGAGCCGTGAATTACCGGACGACACGCTGTGGCCCGAGGACGAACTGATCCCGCTGTCGAAAGAAGGCGGCTTTGCGGCGCGCCATGTGCTGACGTCAAAATCGGGCGTGGCGGTGCATATTAACGCCTTCAACTTCCCCTGCTGGGGAATGCTGGAAAAACTCGCCCCCACGTGGCTTGCCGGGATGCCGGCGATCATCAAACCCGCTACCGCCACCGCGCAGGTGACGCAGGCGATGGTGAAAGCGATCGTGGAGAGCGGTCTGGTGCCGGACGGCGCCATCAGCCTGATCTGCGGCGGCGCGGGCGATCTGCTGGACCATCTCGACAGCCAGGATGTGGTGACGTTTACCGGCTCCGCCAGCACCGGCCAGACCCTGCGTGTTCACCCGAATATTGTGGCAAACGCGATCCCGTTCACCATGGAAGCCGACTCCCTGAACTGCTGCGTGCTGGGAGAAGACGTGACGCCGGAACAGCCCGAGTTCGCCCTGTTCATTCGCGAGGTTGTACGTGAGATGACCGCCAAGGCCGGACAGAAATGTACCGCCATCCGCCGCATTATCGTGCCGCAACACCAGATTGACGCGGTAAGTCAGGCGCTGATCGCCCGGCTGGAAAAGGTGGTGGTGGGCGACCCGGCGCAGGAAGGCGTAAAAATGGGTTCCCTGGTCAACAGCGAACAGCGTGCGGACGTGCAGGAGAAAGTGGATCAGCTTGTGGCCGCAGGCTGCCAGGTTCGCCTGGGCGGAAAAGCCGATCTGCAGGCCGCCGGAGCGTTTTACCCGCCAACCCTGCTCTTTTGCCCGCAGCCGGATGAGACCCCGGCGGTGCACGCCACCGAAGCGTTCGGCCCGGTGGCGACTCTCATGCCATATCGCCACGCAGACCATGCGATGCAGCTTGCCCGCGCGGGCGGCGGTAGCCTGGCCGGGACGCTGGTCACGGCGGATCCCGCGCTCGCCCGCCAGTTTATTTCTGGTGCAGCGCGGGCACACGGTCGCATTCAGATCCTTAATGAAGAGTCAGCAAAAGAGTCTACCGGCCACGGTTCTCCGCTTCCGCAGCTCGTGCATGGCGGTCCCGGACGTGCAGGCGGCGGCGAGGAGCTGGGTGGCCTGCGTGCGGTCAAACACTATATGCAGCGCACCGCCATTCAGGGCAGCCCGACCATGCTGGCCGCCATCGGCAAACAGTGGGTACGCGGCGCGACGGTGCAGGAAGATCGCGTCCATCCGTTCCGCAAATACTTCGAGGAATTGCAGCCGGGCGACAGCCTGCTGACGCCGCGCCGAACCCTGACGGAAGCCGATATCGTTAACTTTGCCTGCCTGAGCGGAGATCATTTCTATGCTCACATGGACAAAATTGGCGCAGCGGAGTCAATCTTTGGCGAGCGGGTGGTACACGGTTACTTCCTGATTTCCGCTGCCGCCGGGCTGTTTGTTGATGCAGGTGTGGGGCCGGTGATCGCCAACTACGGCATGGAAAACCTGCGCTTTATCGAGCCGGTGAAACCGGGCGATACCATCCAGGTGCGCCTGACCTGCAAACGTAAAACCCTGAAGAAACAGCGTACGGCGGATGAAAAACCCACCGGCGTGGTCGAATGGGCGGTTGAGATTTTCAATCAGCACCAGCAGGCTGTAGCGCTGTACTCCATTCTGACGCTGGTGGCTCGCCAGCAGGGTGATTTTTAA
- the paaA gene encoding 1,2-phenylacetyl-CoA epoxidase subunit PaaA — translation MTQEQRFEQRIAQETAIEPQDWMPEAYRKTLIRQIGQHAHSEIVGMLPEGNWITRAPTLRRKAILLAKVQDEAGHGLYLYSAAETLGCAREDIYQKMLDGKMKYSSIFNYPTLSWADIGVIGWLVDGAAIVNQVALCRTSYGPYARAMVKICKEESFHQRQGFEACMALAQGSDAQRQMLQDAINRFWWPALMMFGPNDDNSPNSARSLAWKIKRFGNDELRQRFVDNTIPQVEMLGMTVPDPDLRFDEETGHYRFGEIDWQEFDEVINGRGICNHERLAAKRKAWEEGAWVREAALAHAEKQRARQAA, via the coding sequence GTGACGCAAGAACAACGCTTTGAGCAGCGCATAGCGCAGGAGACGGCGATTGAGCCTCAGGACTGGATGCCGGAAGCCTATCGCAAGACGTTGATCCGCCAGATTGGTCAGCACGCCCACTCTGAAATTGTCGGCATGCTGCCGGAAGGGAACTGGATCACCCGCGCCCCGACGCTACGCCGCAAAGCGATCCTGCTGGCGAAAGTGCAGGACGAAGCCGGGCACGGGCTCTATCTCTACAGCGCGGCTGAAACGCTGGGCTGCGCGCGGGAAGACATCTACCAGAAAATGCTCGACGGCAAGATGAAATACTCCTCCATCTTTAACTATCCGACGCTGAGTTGGGCCGATATCGGTGTAATCGGCTGGCTGGTGGACGGTGCCGCTATCGTCAATCAGGTGGCGCTGTGCCGGACCTCTTACGGGCCGTACGCCCGCGCGATGGTGAAAATCTGTAAAGAAGAGAGCTTCCACCAGCGTCAGGGGTTTGAAGCCTGCATGGCGCTGGCGCAGGGGAGCGACGCCCAGCGGCAGATGCTGCAGGACGCCATCAACCGTTTCTGGTGGCCCGCCCTGATGATGTTCGGACCAAACGACGACAACTCGCCGAACAGCGCCCGCAGTCTCGCCTGGAAAATTAAACGCTTTGGCAATGACGAACTGCGTCAGCGCTTCGTCGACAACACCATCCCGCAGGTGGAGATGCTGGGGATGACGGTACCCGATCCCGACCTGCGCTTTGACGAGGAAACCGGCCACTACCGCTTCGGTGAGATTGACTGGCAGGAGTTTGACGAGGTGATCAACGGACGCGGGATTTGCAACCACGAACGCCTGGCCGCCAAGCGCAAAGCCTGGGAAGAGGGGGCGTGGGTGCGTGAAGCCGCACTGGCGCACGCAGAAAAACAACGCGCCCGTCAGGCCGCATAA
- the paaB gene encoding 1,2-phenylacetyl-CoA epoxidase subunit PaaB, giving the protein MSNVYWPLYEVFVRSKQGLSHRHVGSLHAADDRMALENARDAYTRRSEGCSIWVVKASEIVASQPEESGEFFDPAESKVYRHPTFYTIPDGIEHM; this is encoded by the coding sequence ATGAGCAATGTCTACTGGCCGCTGTACGAAGTGTTCGTACGCAGCAAACAAGGGTTATCCCACCGCCATGTTGGCAGTCTGCATGCCGCTGACGATCGCATGGCGCTGGAAAACGCGCGGGACGCCTATACTCGCCGCAGCGAAGGTTGCTCGATCTGGGTGGTGAAGGCGAGCGAGATCGTTGCCTCTCAGCCGGAAGAGAGCGGCGAGTTCTTCGACCCGGCGGAAAGCAAGGTCTACCGCCACCCGACGTTTTACACCATCCCTGATGGCATCGAGCATATGTGA
- a CDS encoding polymorphic toxin type 44 domain-containing protein: MRTPLYSTPYDISSFSPPGVDVVSHMVIARFHGGASLMTYVWFYQMVRNHGPWDFKQGRAQYANFGNFHFGAVGAAAGIPDGVLLRGAGAAQILAGTSDPVEFAKYQDAFAYGDDPVDQLWIRAGIDYARRSGF; the protein is encoded by the coding sequence ATGCGTACTCCTTTATATTCCACGCCGTACGATATCTCTTCTTTTTCACCACCAGGGGTTGATGTTGTAAGCCATATGGTAATAGCCCGATTTCATGGCGGTGCCTCATTGATGACTTACGTATGGTTTTATCAAATGGTGAGAAACCATGGTCCATGGGATTTTAAGCAAGGCCGTGCCCAGTATGCCAACTTTGGAAATTTCCATTTCGGTGCCGTGGGCGCGGCAGCGGGCATACCTGATGGTGTGTTACTTAGGGGTGCAGGTGCTGCGCAGATCCTTGCTGGAACAAGCGATCCGGTAGAATTTGCCAAATACCAGGATGCCTTTGCATATGGTGATGACCCGGTTGACCAATTATGGATAAGAGCAGGAATAGATTATGCGCGACGGTCGGGTTTTTAA
- a CDS encoding Hcp family type VI secretion system effector codes for MAIPVYLFLTDDGGAKITGSVDVHDREGSIEVTGFTHNLRLPTDALTGKITGKRNHAPIVFQKEIDSSSPYLMKAVATGQTLKTAEFKWYRINDAGQEVEYYNMHLDNIRVVSVTPLMHDTKDQTKEKHNHLEVVELRYDKITWTYCDGNLRFADSWAER; via the coding sequence ATGGCAATTCCTGTATATCTTTTCTTAACTGACGACGGCGGTGCAAAAATCACCGGCTCGGTAGATGTTCATGATCGTGAAGGGAGCATAGAAGTTACTGGCTTTACGCATAACCTCCGGCTGCCAACAGATGCTTTAACGGGAAAAATCACTGGTAAACGTAACCATGCCCCCATCGTTTTTCAAAAGGAGATTGATTCCTCTTCCCCTTATCTGATGAAAGCTGTTGCGACTGGGCAAACACTAAAAACGGCGGAATTCAAATGGTATCGCATAAACGATGCCGGACAGGAAGTGGAATATTACAATATGCATCTCGATAATATTCGCGTCGTTTCCGTTACGCCCTTAATGCATGACACGAAGGATCAAACGAAAGAAAAACACAATCATCTTGAAGTTGTGGAGCTGCGCTACGACAAGATTACCTGGACGTATTGCGACGGTAATTTGCGTTTCGCAGATAGCTGGGCAGAGCGTTAA
- the tynA gene encoding primary-amine oxidase — translation MRSNSSFSARRTALALAVALCCAWQSPVFAHGSEAHMVPMDKTLADFGAEVQWDDYAQMFTIAKDGAFVKVKPGANTAIVNGKPLALSVPVVMKDNKAFISDTFINDVFQSGLDQTFQVEKRPHPLNALTADEIKQAVAIVKASKDFKPNTRFTQIALAEPEKAKVWDFVLNGTAVDAPRQANITMLDGKHVIESRVDLKNKKILRWEAVKDAHGMVLLDDFATVQQIINESPEFAEVLKKRGISDTKNVITTPLTVGYFDGKDGLKQEDRLLKVVSYLDVGDGNYWAHPIENLVAVVDLEQKKIQKIEEGAVVPVPMTPRPYDGRDRIETPKKPLEIIEPEGKNYTITGDMVHWQNWDFHLSLDSRVGPMISTVTYNDNGKKRQVMYQGSLGGMIVPYGDPDVGWYFKAYLDSGDYGMGTLTSPLVRGKDVPSNAVMLNETIPDYTGTPMEIPRAIAIFERYAGPEYKHQEMGKPNVSTERRELVVRWVSTVGNYDYIFDWVFHENGTIGIDAGATGIKAVKGVQAKTMHDASAKDDTRYGTLIDHNIVGTTHQHIYNFRLDMDVDGIDNKLVAMDPQVKPNTAGGPRTSTMQVNQYDIDSEQQAAQKFDPGTIRLLSNTRKENRMGNPVSYQIIPYAGGTHPVATGAKFAPDEWIYHRLSFMDKQLWVTRYHPDEMYPEGKFPNRSTHDTGLGQYSKDNESLTNQDDVVWMTTGTTHVARAEEWPIMPTEWVHTLLKPWNFFDETPTLGRKKDEQK, via the coding sequence ATGAGAAGCAATTCTTCATTTTCTGCCCGTAGAACGGCACTGGCTCTGGCCGTTGCGCTCTGCTGTGCCTGGCAATCTCCCGTTTTCGCTCACGGCAGTGAGGCGCATATGGTCCCAATGGACAAAACGCTGGCTGATTTTGGCGCAGAGGTACAATGGGATGATTACGCACAGATGTTCACCATTGCGAAAGACGGTGCGTTCGTAAAGGTTAAGCCAGGCGCTAACACCGCCATCGTTAATGGCAAACCCCTTGCGCTGTCGGTGCCGGTGGTGATGAAAGACAATAAAGCCTTTATCTCTGACACCTTTATCAATGATGTCTTCCAGTCCGGCCTCGACCAGACGTTCCAGGTTGAGAAACGCCCCCATCCGCTAAATGCGTTAACGGCGGATGAGATTAAGCAAGCCGTGGCCATCGTCAAAGCCTCAAAGGATTTTAAACCGAACACCCGCTTCACCCAGATTGCCCTGGCCGAGCCCGAGAAAGCCAAAGTGTGGGACTTTGTGCTGAACGGCACGGCGGTGGATGCCCCGCGTCAGGCGAATATCACCATGCTGGACGGCAAACACGTCATCGAAAGTCGTGTGGATCTGAAGAATAAGAAAATCCTGCGCTGGGAGGCCGTAAAGGATGCGCACGGCATGGTGCTGCTGGATGATTTCGCCACCGTGCAGCAAATCATCAACGAGAGCCCGGAATTTGCTGAGGTGCTGAAAAAACGCGGCATCAGCGATACGAAGAACGTGATCACGACCCCGCTGACCGTCGGCTATTTTGACGGCAAAGACGGCCTGAAGCAGGAAGACCGTCTGCTGAAAGTGGTGAGCTATCTGGATGTGGGCGACGGTAACTACTGGGCACACCCGATTGAGAATCTGGTGGCGGTGGTTGATCTCGAACAGAAGAAGATCCAGAAAATTGAAGAAGGCGCGGTTGTTCCGGTGCCCATGACTCCGCGTCCGTATGATGGCCGTGACCGCATCGAAACGCCGAAAAAACCGCTTGAGATCATCGAACCGGAAGGCAAGAACTACACCATTACCGGCGACATGGTGCACTGGCAGAACTGGGATTTCCACCTGAGCCTGGACTCCCGCGTTGGGCCGATGATCTCGACCGTCACGTACAACGACAACGGTAAGAAACGCCAGGTCATGTATCAGGGCTCCCTGGGCGGGATGATCGTCCCTTACGGCGATCCGGATGTGGGCTGGTACTTTAAAGCCTATCTCGATTCGGGCGACTATGGCATGGGCACCCTGACCTCCCCGCTGGTGCGCGGCAAAGATGTGCCGTCCAACGCCGTGATGCTTAATGAAACCATCCCGGATTACACCGGTACGCCGATGGAGATCCCACGTGCCATCGCCATTTTCGAGCGCTACGCCGGGCCTGAATATAAGCATCAGGAGATGGGCAAGCCAAACGTCAGCACCGAACGCCGTGAGCTGGTGGTGCGCTGGGTAAGCACCGTTGGCAACTACGATTACATCTTCGACTGGGTATTCCACGAAAACGGCACCATCGGCATTGATGCCGGAGCCACCGGGATTAAAGCCGTGAAAGGCGTGCAGGCCAAAACGATGCATGACGCCAGCGCCAAAGACGACACCCGATACGGCACCTTAATCGATCACAACATCGTCGGTACCACCCACCAGCACATCTATAACTTCCGTCTCGATATGGATGTGGATGGCATCGACAATAAACTGGTGGCGATGGATCCGCAGGTGAAACCGAACACGGCCGGCGGCCCGCGTACCAGTACCATGCAGGTCAATCAGTACGATATCGATAGCGAACAGCAGGCGGCGCAGAAATTCGATCCGGGTACCATTCGCCTGCTGAGCAACACCCGCAAAGAGAACCGTATGGGGAACCCGGTCTCGTACCAGATCATCCCATACGCGGGCGGCACGCACCCGGTAGCCACGGGCGCGAAGTTTGCACCGGACGAGTGGATCTACCATCGCCTGAGCTTTATGGATAAACAGCTGTGGGTGACGCGTTACCATCCTGACGAAATGTACCCGGAAGGGAAATTCCCGAACCGCTCCACGCACGATACGGGGCTGGGTCAGTACAGCAAAGACAATGAGTCACTCACTAATCAGGACGATGTGGTCTGGATGACCACCGGAACCACGCATGTTGCCCGCGCGGAAGAGTGGCCCATCATGCCAACGGAATGGGTGCATACATTGCTTAAGCCGTGGAACTTCTTTGACGAAACGCCAACGCTTGGCAGAAAAAAAGACGAACAGAAATAA
- the paaC gene encoding 1,2-phenylacetyl-CoA epoxidase subunit PaaC — translation MKTVSAYALRLGDNGLVLSQRLGAWCGHAPELEIDLALANIGLDLLGQARNFLACAAEREGQGDEDTLAFGRDERQFHNLLLAEQPNGNFADTIARQYLMDAWNVALYERLIHSSDSQLSAIAAKAIKEARYHLRFSRGWLVRLGDGTEISSQKMQQAIDNLWRFTAELFEVDDVELELIESGVAVDPRTLRQPWEHEVFAGLREATLRVPYETAYRTGGKRGLHTEHLGPMLAEMQYLQRAYPGQQW, via the coding sequence ATGAAAACAGTATCTGCATACGCCCTGCGTCTGGGCGACAACGGTCTGGTGCTCTCGCAGCGCCTCGGAGCCTGGTGCGGACACGCGCCGGAGCTGGAAATCGACCTTGCGCTCGCCAACATCGGTCTCGATCTGCTGGGGCAGGCGCGCAACTTCCTCGCCTGCGCGGCAGAGCGGGAAGGTCAGGGCGATGAAGACACCCTGGCCTTCGGCCGCGATGAGCGTCAGTTTCACAATTTACTGTTGGCAGAACAGCCGAACGGCAACTTCGCCGACACGATCGCCCGCCAGTATCTGATGGACGCGTGGAATGTTGCCCTCTACGAGCGGTTGATCCACAGCAGCGACAGTCAGCTTTCCGCTATCGCCGCCAAGGCGATTAAAGAGGCGCGTTATCACCTGCGCTTTAGCCGCGGCTGGCTGGTGCGCCTGGGAGACGGCACCGAAATCTCGTCGCAAAAAATGCAGCAGGCCATCGACAACCTGTGGCGCTTTACGGCCGAGTTGTTCGAGGTGGATGACGTTGAGCTTGAGCTTATTGAGTCCGGCGTTGCGGTTGATCCGCGCACCCTGCGCCAGCCGTGGGAACACGAAGTGTTTGCCGGACTGCGGGAAGCCACCCTGCGCGTGCCCTATGAGACGGCCTATCGTACCGGCGGAAAACGCGGGCTGCATACCGAGCATCTGGGCCCGATGCTGGCAGAGATGCAGTATCTCCAGCGCGCGTATCCCGGTCAGCAGTGGTAA
- the paaE gene encoding 1,2-phenylacetyl-CoA epoxidase subunit PaaE, with protein sequence MTTFHSLTVAKVEPETRDAVTITFAVPQALQEAYRFRPGQHLTLKTRLGADELRRCYSICRSSAPGEISVAVKAIEGGRFSRYARDEIKPGMTLEVMVPQGHFGYQPQPEREGHYLAIAAGSGITPMLAILSATLAAEPNSHFTLIYGNRSSQSMMFRQALADLKDKYPQRLQLVAIFSQERLDSDLLYGRIDGEKLQALAKTLLNFRQYDEAFICGPAAMMDEAEATLKALGMAEKSIHLERFNTPGTAVKRAVSVQAEGQKVIVRQDGRDREIVLTADDESILDAALRQGADLPYACKGGVCATCKCKVLRGKVDMATNYSLEPDELAAGYVLSCQALPLTADVVVDFDAKGMA encoded by the coding sequence ATGACAACGTTTCATTCATTAACAGTGGCAAAAGTAGAACCCGAAACCCGCGATGCGGTGACCATCACCTTCGCGGTTCCGCAGGCGTTGCAGGAGGCTTACCGCTTTCGTCCCGGCCAACACCTGACCCTGAAAACCAGACTGGGTGCAGACGAATTGCGCCGCTGTTACTCCATCTGCCGGAGTAGCGCGCCGGGGGAGATCAGCGTCGCGGTTAAAGCCATTGAAGGTGGACGTTTCTCTCGTTACGCCCGGGATGAGATCAAACCGGGCATGACGCTGGAGGTGATGGTTCCCCAGGGGCATTTTGGCTATCAGCCGCAGCCTGAACGGGAAGGTCACTATCTGGCGATTGCCGCAGGCTCCGGCATCACCCCGATGCTGGCGATTTTATCCGCCACGCTGGCCGCCGAACCGAACAGCCACTTCACCCTGATCTACGGCAACCGCAGCAGCCAGAGCATGATGTTCCGTCAGGCGCTGGCGGACCTGAAGGATAAATACCCGCAGCGGTTGCAGCTGGTTGCCATCTTCAGCCAGGAGCGGCTGGACAGCGACCTGCTTTACGGCCGTATCGACGGTGAAAAGCTGCAGGCGCTGGCAAAAACGCTGCTCAACTTCCGCCAGTACGACGAGGCCTTTATCTGCGGCCCGGCCGCGATGATGGACGAGGCTGAAGCGACCTTAAAAGCGCTGGGAATGGCCGAAAAATCCATTCACCTTGAGCGGTTCAATACGCCGGGCACGGCCGTTAAGCGCGCGGTGAGCGTGCAGGCGGAAGGCCAGAAGGTGATCGTGCGCCAGGACGGACGTGACCGCGAGATCGTCCTCACGGCGGACGACGAGAGCATTCTTGATGCCGCCCTGCGCCAGGGGGCGGATCTGCCGTATGCCTGCAAGGGAGGCGTCTGCGCCACCTGTAAGTGCAAAGTGCTGCGCGGCAAGGTGGACATGGCGACCAACTACAGCCTGGAGCCGGACGAACTGGCCGCCGGGTATGTACTGAGCTGTCAGGCGCTGCCGCTAACCGCCGACGTGGTCGTCGACTTTGACGCTAAGGGGATGGCATGA